The Corvus moneduloides isolate bCorMon1 chromosome 5, bCorMon1.pri, whole genome shotgun sequence genome includes a region encoding these proteins:
- the SPRR3 gene encoding LOW QUALITY PROTEIN: small proline-rich protein 3 (The sequence of the model RefSeq protein was modified relative to this genomic sequence to represent the inferred CDS: substituted 1 base at 1 genomic stop codon) — MGVPQAGLTKLSXAGLTKVPQAGLTKLPQAGLTKLPQAGLTKLPQARLTKVPQAGLTKLPQAGLTKLPQAGLTKLPQAGLTKLPQAGLTKLPQAGLTKVPQAGLTKLPQARLTKLPQARLTKTGHLFLGLSY; from the exons ATGGGG GTGCCCCAAGCTGGACTAACAAAACTGTCCTAAGCTGGACTAACAAAGGTGCCCCAAGCCGGACTAACAAAGCTGCCCCAAGCTGGACTAACAAAGCTGCCCCAAGCTGGACTAACAAAGCTGCCCCAAGCTAGACTAACAAAGGTGCCCCAAGCCGGACTAACAAAGCTGCCCCAAGCTGGACTAACAAAGCTGCCCCAAGCTGGACTAACAAAGCTGCCCCAAGCCGGACTAACAAAGCTGCCCCAAGCCGGACTAACAAAGCTGCCCCAAGCTGGACTAACAAAGGTGCCCCAAGCCGGACTAACAAAGCTGCCCCAAGCTAGACTAACAAAGCTGCCCCAAGCTAGACTAACAAAG accggtcacctcttcctgggcctgagctactga